Within the Miscanthus floridulus cultivar M001 chromosome 2, ASM1932011v1, whole genome shotgun sequence genome, the region CCTGATATTTTTTAAGGAGGAACATGTTATATGGAACAACCCATCTGTTATCCATTTGGAGGCCTCCTTTGCAAACAAAGAGATTATTCTCAGGTCTCCTGTACACAGCAAAGCCAATAGAACTAACTGTAGTTTTAGGCTGGTATGGTTTGGGAAAATGCTTGGAACACTTATTGTTCTTCATGCATGGACACCTAGGATTGTTTTTACTGCAGGGTCCATGTATCATGTGCTCTGCAACAAGAGCATAGCCTAGCGGATCATTTCTTGGATCAGGCACTTCTGCAGACACATATTTGTCTATCATTGCAGAAGTTGGATCAGATGTATCTCTTGAAGTCCAAAGGATTGTGTGCATGTGGAAGTCCGCGTTTCTGGAACTCTATAGTGTGGAGCACTGCATTTTAATAGGAAATATTTAGGATCTGGAAGAGATAGTAGACAAATGGACGTAGATAGAAAGGATGGTTTTGATGTATGTAGATGAATATATCTGCGCTGCAAGGTCCAAAGGGTGTACCACCTCTAATATCATGCAGAAGTTCTTCTAACTTGATGTTGAACACTCTGACAATTATATCATTCCTATCACTTGGCCTCTGTCCAGGCTCAAAGATAGCCTCAGAAATCTCTAACCATTTAGGATTACATGTAAATGTAACGAAGAAATCAGGGGGGCTGTATTCTCGGCAGATAGCTATACCATCATGATAATTTTGTATCATATAACGTCTACCGCCTGTATATGATGCCGGTAACACGGTCATTTTCCCAACCTCACTTCCTTCTTGGGAACCTCTGCTAATAGCATCACAGATTCCTTGAATACTTTCCATCCTGATATCAGCCTGATGATCCACTATATATTTCAGTCTATTTTCATCGACACAGGCCCGGGCATCAACCTTGGCCTGACTTGACAATGGcccataacataaataaggattggGCTCATTTTTTCGATAGTGGAACATGTAGCAGTAGTAATCTTGCATGGTTAGCTTTACATGAGCATTCTGTGCTGACTGAGTGGCACCAGTGTATAGAATACCGGTCTGCCAACCACGTTCAGCATATGGAAACAGTAGAGGATACTGAAGCACCATGAAAGCAGGATGCAAAGCAGAGATCTGATCTAGATCTCCTGTCTGTTTCTGCACAATAATGTCCCGCTCAAATTCTTCACAGCTAAAATCACCAACCACAAGCATGGCCAATTGATCTGTAGTTGGTAAACTGTACTGAGGCGGATCTCCGTTTTTCGGACCAACAATGCGAATGACAAAATCTTCAGCCTCATTGTCTGCTAATCTGTCCCTGGCCATTCTAAACTGCTTTGCAAATAAATTATGTTCATCCAACATATTAACCAAAGATTGTACAATAGTAGGATCTAGATCTGGTGCTGTTGTGTCTTCATGGTCTAATGAGGCAATTCTGTTCTCAACCTCGGCTGATGTATCATACACATATAGCTGAATAAATTTTGGAGGGCGACCATCTGGAGGTATCAAAGAGCCGATGCGGTGATGAATCTGTCCACAAATTTTAAAAACCGGTGGACCCCTGCCATCATGCATGGTT harbors:
- the LOC136528766 gene encoding uncharacterized protein; this translates as MKNIRCYNCLFAFTSMGASIDRTMHDGRGPPVFKICGQIHHRIGSLIPPDGRPPKFIQLYVYDTSAEVENRIASLDHEDTTAPDLDPTIVQSLVNMLDEHNLFAKQFRMARDRLADNEAEDFVIRIVGPKNGDPPQYSLPTTDQLAMLVVGDFSCEEFERDIIVQKQTGDLDQISALHPAFMVLQYPLLFPYAERGWQTGILYTGATQSAQNAHVKLTMQDYYCYMFHYRKNEPNPYLCYGPLSSQAKVDARACVDENRLKYIVDHQADIRMESIQGICDAISRGSQEGSEVGKMTVLPASYTGGRRYMIQNYHDGIAICREYSPPDFFVTFTCNPKWLEISEAIFEPGQRPSDRNDIIVRVFNIKLEELLHDIRGGTPFGPCSADIFIYIHQNHPFYLRPFVYYLFQILNISY